AGCCGAGAGTGACGCGATCGTCCGGGAGATGTACGGCGAAGAAGGGCTGACTGATCTCGTTCACTCGGCGCACATTTCCGGGTACAAACCCGACCGCTAAGGCTGGTCGGCTTGCTGGGTCCAGCGCTTTTCGACATCGCGGTTCGCGACGACGACCAGGTCCCCGCTCGCAGCTCGAATCCGGGTCTTTCGGAGGTCGACCCGGACGATCGTCCCCGTGATCGAGGCCGTCTCCACGGCATCCCCGACGTTGAAATCGGGATCCCGGAGGAGATACACGCCGGCGACGGTGTCAGCGATCATCTCCTTGAGCGCGAAGGCCACTCCAAGTGCGATGAACCCGGTGGCGGTCCCCAGGCTGGCCGCGACCTCGCCCATCCCGAGGATCTTCAACAGGACGAGCAGCACCCCGAACCAGAGCAACCCGCCGATGATCACGATCGCGAGGTCCACGATCATGTCCTGTTCGGCCGGATATGCCCGATCGAGCACCCGACGCAGGACGCCCAAAATCGATTTGATCACCACCCAGGCCAGACTCACGAAGAGCAGCCCGGAGAACAACCGCGGGAGCGACTCGCGCAGGGCCGCGAGGAACTCCCCGAGAACGTCACTCCAAAGCGACGTGGCTGTCGCCCAGCCGAGCAGAGTCATGCCACAGTCTCCGACCAGCCGGGGCAAAAGTCCGGGGGCGATGAACAGAAGCCGGACTAGACGAGCGGTTCGACGAGCTCCTGACCGGCCTCGAGGAGGGCCTCGACCCGGGCTTCGCTTTCGGCCTCGGCGTAGACTCTAATTTTGGGTTCGGTCCCGCTCGGCCGGACCAGCAGCCACGAGCCGTCGTCGAGGAGCGCCTTGACGCCGTCTGCGGGGTTGACCGACTCGACCTCGCGGTCGGCGATCGTCTCCGGGAGGGACTCGGCCAGTTCGTCGATCACCCGGGTCTTCGCCGCGTCTGGGCAGTCCACGCTCACCTTGTCCTGGTGGATTTCGCCGTGTTCCGCCCGCAACTCGTCGAGCCGGTCGTCGAAGGGCTGCTCAGACTCGACGGCGGCCGCGAGCAGGCCCATCAGCACCCCGTCTTTCTCCCGGATGTGGCCCCGGATGGAGAAGCCGCCGGACTCCTCCCCGCCCATCAGCGCGTCGTGCTCCGCCATCGCCTGGGCGACCCACTTGAATCCGACCGGCGTCTCGATCACGTCCTCGCCGTGGGCCTGGGCCACCCGATCGATCAGGAAGGTCGTCGAGACCGTTCGAACGGCGGGTCCGGACTGGCTTTCGAGCAGGTAATCGTAGGTGGCGGCGAAAAACAGGTTCTCGTCGAGGGTACCCCGCTCGGGGGTGACGATCGCGACCCGGTCTGCATCACCGTCATTGGCGATTCCCAGGTCGGCGCCGGTCTCCCTGACCGCCTCCGCGAGGCCCGCGAGGTTCTCGGGACTGGGTTCCGGTGGCGTCCCGCCGAACGCCGCGTCGAGTTCGCAGCGCCGGCGCCGAACGCTGGCGCCGGCCGCTTCGAGCAACTGGTCGGTGACGCCGCGACCGCTGCCGTGCATGGCGTCATAGACGATCGAGAGCCCCGAGAGGTCCGGATCGAGCAGGTCCATCGCGTGCTCGGCGTGGGGGCCCTGGAAGTCCACTTCCCGGACGGTGCCCCAATCCGCCTCCGGGGCCGGGTTCGGCGGCGCGAGCCGCGATTCGATGTCCGCCGTGACCTCGGGCATCGCGGGGGCGGCGTCCGCCGGGAAGAACTTGATGCCGTTGTACTCCGGTGGGTTGTGCGAGGCCGAGATCACCAGTCCGCCGGCCAGGTCTCGGTCCCTGATGGCGTATGCCACGAGCGGCGTCGGGACGTCCCGCTCGGGGAGCAACACGTCGTGGCCATTGACCGCGAGCACGCGGGCGACCTCCTCGGCGAAGCCCCGTGAACTCTCCCGGGCGTCATAGCCCACCGCGACTGGCTCGCCGGCCGCCCCCTCGGCCGCGAGGTGGCTGGCCGTCGCCTGGGCGACCATCCGAACCCGTCGGTTCGTGAACGTATCCAGGGTCGCCCGCCACCCCGAGGTGCCAAAGGAGATCTGCTCCATAGCCGGTGGCTAGGGGCCGGTGGAAAAAACCGCTCCGGTCGTCGATGGCGGTCGAAAATCGCCGTTCCGTCGGCCGATTTCGCCGCTCGACTCCGCTCGTTTCGAATCACAAAACGGCCGTGTTGGATCTGTATTGGGCCGAAATCGGGGGTTTCACCGTTTCTGGAACCGCTTGCAGCCGGGCCCGATTTACGTAGCATTTGCGGTGTACGGACAGTTCGGGCTCTATGCTGCTTGATTTGAGAACGTTTATTACGGGCCGTAGGGAAAAACGAGGCGTATGGCAGATCTGATCGTCAAAGCCGCCGTGAAGGAAGCACTCGACGACAAAAACGTATCCTCTGACTTCTACGACGCGCTCGACGAGCGTGTCGACGACCTCCTCGCCGACGCCGCCCGTCGCGCCGAGGAGAACGGTCGAAAGACGGTGCAGCCGCGCGACCTGTAACCCGGCTCACCCGTCTTTTCAGTTCGTTTCGAGGACCCGCACAGCGTCGGGTCCGCCCACGACGATTTCGTCCGCGAGATCGACGAACAGTCCGTGCTCTAGCACGCCCGGCACCGAAGCGAGCGAGGCTCCCAGCGCCGCTGGGTCCGAAATTCGGCCGAAATCAACGTCGAGAACGACGTTCCCGTGCTGTGTGATCACGGGTCCGTCCTTCCGGCCCGCGTCCCGGAGGGTTGGCTCGCCGCCCAGGTCACTGATCGCGGCCATCGCCGTGGGCCGGGCTTCGGGGACTACTTCTACGGGGACTGGATGGGTGAGTTCGGCGGCCAGTTTGCCGTCGTCGACGACCACCACGAACCGGTCGGCCGCCGCGTCGACGATCTTCTCCTGGGCGTGTGCGGCCCCGCCGCCCTTGATCAACTGCCCCTCGACCACCTGGTCTGCCCCGTCGATGGCAATGTCGATGCCGTCGACGGCGTCCAGGGCCGTTAGCGGGATGCCCGCCTCGAGTGCGAGTGCCCGGGACTGATAGGAGGTCGGGATTCCCTCTATTTCCAGGCCCTGCTCGACCGCCTCGCCAAGGGCTTCGATCGCGTAGGCTGCGGTGCTTCCGGTCCCCAGTCCAACCACGTCACCCGCCGTGACCATTTCTACCGCTCGCTCGCCGGCCCGTCGCTTCCGCGCGGCCCTGGTACCCCCGTCGCTCATATCTCGGTGACCGCCCCCGACCGACAAAAAGCCGCGGATCAGTGCCGGGGGTCGTCGGCCAGCACGGACTCCCCGGCCCGAACCGTCTCGCCCGTCTCGACGGTGACATCAGCCATCTCGAATCGCGGTGGCAGCAGCACGTCGGCCCGGCTTCCGAAGGAGACGTGACTGATCCGCTCGCCCCGGGAGACCACGGTCCCGGGCTCGACGTGGGGGTGAATCCGCCGGGCCACGGTGCCGGCGATGAGTGTTACACGCAGGTCCTCGTAGTCGACGTGGAGCCGCTCGTTTCGCTCTGCCTCCTTCGAGAACGCCGGCCAGTGCCCCCCGGGAACGTGTTCGACGCTGGTGATCTCTCCGGCGATCGGCGACCGGTTCACGTGCACGTCAGTGACGTTCATGAACACGCCCACGCGAACCCGATCGTCCTCCGTACGGAGCACCGTCACCGTGCCATCGGCCGGCGACAGGAGGCCCGAATCAGGGGGATCCCGGTCCGGGTCGCGGTGGAACCAGACGACGAACCCGCCGAGTATCAGTCCGAGAAGCCCCCAGATCGGGGCGAAAAGGAGCCCGAGCCCGCCGAGAGCCAAAAGCGGCGCGGCGAGTCGCCAGGTGCCGGGGGCCAGATCCATAGGTGTCCTTCGCCGCCCGCCGAGTAGGGCCTTTCGGGTGGTCGGGCGAGGCCTTTATCGGCATCGAGTGGGAACTCCCGTCGATGGACGCCTACCACGCCCGTTATCCGTTCCTCCGGGCGGCCAGAGCGGCCGTCGAGGAGGCCGGCGTGGACCTCTCGGAGCTTGTCCGGACCGACGACGCAGTTGTCGATCGGGCCCGCGAGCGCGTCGAACGGGCGCTCACGGATCGGGAGATCGGCCCGGCGTCCCGATCGACCCGGGTCGAGTTGCTCTCCTATCCCGTCGCCCGCGTGATCGCCTCGCTCGTCGACGCGAACATCGTGAGACAGCGCTACGCCGAGGCGGAGGCCACGGCCGCCCGCGAGCGGTTCCAGGCGGATTTCGCGGATAGCGAGGAGATCAATTCGGTCGGGGCCCCCTCGCTGGACCGGGAGACGCTCCTCCGGGAGTTCGACCTGAAGTCGGCGGTCCGCCGGGCCGACGGGGGATTCGAGATGGCCGTCAGCGACTATCTGACCTACGCGGCGTCGCTCCGCCCGAGCAAGTGGCGACTCTCGACCCGTGTTCTCGCGGACGGCTGGGTTTCGATCACGGCCGACGAACTGGACCGGTTGCTCCAGCAGGCCGTGGAAACGCGAGTCGAGAGCGGCCTCCCGCTGTCGGTCCCCGATTCGATCGCGACGGAGTTGGCCGCGGCCGTCACCGCGATCGAACACACGCTTTCGGAACTGGATCTCACGCGGGAGATCGACACGGTCGTGCCGGAACTGTTCCCGCCCTGTATGCAACACCTGCTCGACCGGGTACAGTCCGGCGAGCACCTCGCCCATCACTCCCGCTTTGCGATCACGTCCTTTCTCACGAACATCGGCCTGCAGACCGACGAGATCGTCGAACTCTATCGGACGAACCCGGGCTTTGGCGAGGAGATGACCCGCTATCAGACCGATCACATCCGGGGTGATTCCAGCCCGACCGAGTACACCGCCCCGGCCTGTGCAACGATGGTCGCCTACGGTGACTGTGTCAATCCCGACGATCTCTGTGATGCGATCTCACACCCGCTCTCCTACTACGAGGTCAAACTCGACGACGAGGCCGAGGACCACACCGACTGGCGCGAACGGGCCGAGGCCGAGGACTAGTCCTCGTCCAGAAAGAGCAGCCCCAGCGCGCCCATGACGACGACGAAGGCGACGATCCCGCCGACCATCACGAAGGTCCCCATCGGCTCACCTTCGCCGGCCCCCATGAGGCTCCCGGCGACGAGAAACCCGACGAAGACGGCGACCCCGATCACGGCGAGCCCCGCCTCGCGGAGGGCCTGGCCTTCGATTTCCATATCACCCGATTCCGGACCGCCGGCAAAAAAGCCGTCGAAGGTCGGCTGGGGGAGTGCGCTGGCCCTGATTACCCGGTACGTATTAAGTCGGCTACAGCCATTGGTACGTGGTAACGGGGATAAAGCGAGTTACCGATGGACACCCACAACTTCCTCTTCGTCTCGGCCGACGCGGCGCTGATCACCGACCTGGCCTGGCAGGTTCACCGTGAGGGCCACGACGTGAAGTACTACATCGAAGCCGAAAGCGACCGAGAGATCGGTAACGGGTTCGTCCCGAAGACCGAGGACTGGCGCACGGAGGTCGAGTGGGCCGACGTCATCGTTTTCGACGACATCTGGGTCGGTTCGAGTGTCGGGACGGGCGCACTCGCTGCGGAACTCCGTGCGGACGGGAACGCCGTCGTCGGCGGCACGCCGAACACCGACCGACTCGAAGACGATCGGGGTTACGCGATGGACGTGCTCGAAGCACACGGAGTGAGCACCGTCGAACACCACAGTTTCGAGGACTTCGAGGCGGGCATCCAGCACGTTCTGGAGCACCCTGCCCCGTACGTCATCAAACCGCTCGGGGAGGTCCAGAACGTCAAGCGACTTCTCTATGTGGGAAGCGAGGACGACGGGAGTGATGTCGTGGACGTGCTGAAAGCCTACGAGAAGGCCTGGGGCCACCGGATGAAGGGCTTTCAGCTCCAGCGGCGAGTCGAGGGCGTCGAGGTTGCCATCTGTGGCTTTTTCGACGGCGAGCGGTTCGTCGATCGGGTCAACTTCAACTTCGAGCACAAGAAACTCTTCCCGGGCAATATCGGTCCCTCGACCGGCGAGATGGGCACGTCGATGTTCTGGGCCGGGCAGAACAGGCTGTTTCAAGAAACCCTGGGCAAACTCGAGGACTGGCTCGCCAATGAGGGCTATGTTGGCAGCATCGACCTGAACTGCATCGTGAACGAGAACGGGATCTATCCACTGGAGTTCACGCCGCGGTTCGGGTACCCAACGATCGCACTGCAGGAGGAATCGATCGAGTCCTCGACGGGCGAGTTCTTCTACGAGTTGGCTCACGGCAACGACCCCGAGCCGACCGTCCATCGGGGCTACCAGGTCGGCGTTCGGATCGTGTTGCCGCCTTTTCCCTTCGACGACGAGCAGACCTACGACGAGAACTCACGGAACGCGGCCGTGGTCTTCGAGGCGGGTCGCGAGGGGATCCACCTGGAGGATACGAAACGAGTCGACGGTCAGTGGCGGGTCGCTGGCGAGAGTGGCATGCCACTCGTCGTGACCGGCACGGGCGAGACGATGCAGGCGGCCCGCGAGCAGGCCTACGAGCGCATCGATCACGTTTTGATGCCCAATATGTACTACCGGGATGACATCGGCGAGCGTTGGATCGACGGCGACGGCGACCGGCTACAGGCGTGGGGGTATCTGGGTCCGTAAACGAACGGGAGTGCAACCGGGAGGCTTATCCGGCGATCCAGCAAACCGGCGGACGATGGCAGCCGAACGACACTTCCAGTTACACCCCGAGTATACAGACGACGACGGTAATTTCTTCGCCGTCGATACCAGCGGCCAGTTCTACCTGCTCTCCGACACGGCGCCCACCGACGACCGCGTCGACGTCAGCGAACTCAGCGACGGCATGCGAATGCTCGCGATCGAGGATGACGAGGTCGTCGCCGATCTGGTGCTGTCCGACGATCTGGGGCCCGACGAGGTTCCCATCGTCGACGGGTTCTGACTCGGGGCAGCGCGGAACCAGCCGTTCGAAAACTCGCTCACTACAGACTGAAAGTCTTGATACTGGCCAGCCGCTAGCGGTCTTTTTCCCCAAGTTTTTGCGAGGGGCTGCTTCGCAGCCCCTCGGAAAAAGTGGGAGTTGGCTCGCGGTTTCACCGCTCGCCATCGAGGTCTCACTGCGTTCGACCTCGCTATGCGAGGGATGGGATTCGAACCGGAGGAAGACTCGCTCCCGATGGTCGCTCGTCTTCCAGGGCTCGAACCCATCCTTCTCGTTCGCTCGAAAACTCGCTCACTGCGAGGGATGGGATTCGAACCCACGGACTCCTTCGAGAGCGGGTCTTAAGCCCGCCGCCGTTGGCCACTTGGCTACCCTCGCGCTCCACTGTTCGTGAAGAAGTGGGTAAGCCCTTTCGCTTACTCCTCGATCGTGACCGATTCGAGCAGGATGTCCTTCTTGGGGTAGTCCTGACGGTCGGTCTTCGCGCCGGCGATCTCCCGAACGACGTCCATCCCGTCGGTTACCGTCCCGAAGACGGCGTGCTTGTCATCGAGGTGTGGCTGGGGGGCCAGCGTGATGAAAAACTGCGAGCCGTTCGTGTCCGGGCCGCGGTTGGCCATCGAGACGGTCCCGGCCTCGTCGTGGCGCAGGTCGTCGTGGAACTCATCGTCAAAGGTGTAGCCCGGGCCGCCGCGGCCGGTCCCGGTCGGATCGCCGGTCTGGATCATGAAGTCACCGATGATCCGGTGGAACGGAACGTCGTCGTAGAGCGGTTCGCCCTCGACCTCCGTCTCGGTCTCGGGGTCGACCCAGGTCCGCTCGCCCGTCGCCAGGCCGACGAAGTTCTCCACGGTCCGGGGGGCCCGCTCGTCGTAGAGTTCGATCTCGATGTCGCCTTCTGTCGTGTGCAGCACTGCAGACAGGTCTCCCATGGGTGACAATGCCGCTCTGCGGGGAAAACCCTGCTGCTTAGCTCAGTCGATTCAGCACCGCCTCCGGGTCGTAAGCCAGGCGCAGCGACCGGGAGCGGCCCCGGCCCTCCAGGGATTCGTACTCGGCCTCGATGAGTCCCAGATCGTCGAGTTTGTTGACGATCTCGGTGTACCGAGTGTACCCCAGGTCCGTCTCCTCGTGGAACGTCTCGTAGACGGCCCCGGCCTGCTCGGCGTCGGTCTCGGCGATGACCGTGAGGAGGGTGCGTTCCGGGTCCGAGAGCCCCTCCAGATGCCGTTCGAGGTGAACGTGACGGGCGGTGTCGAAGGTCTGCTCGATGTCTCGATGTTCGATCGTCTTGCTGGCCCGGCCCTCCGCGTTGAGCCCGGCCCGTCTGAGCAGATCGATGCCCACCCGGAGATCGCCGGTTTCGGCGGTCCGTGCGGCCACCTCGTCCAGTACGTCCGGCGGGACGACGTCGGGCCGGAACCCGACCTCGATACGGTTCGAGAGGATGTCGACGATCTCCGAGGTGTCATACACCGGGAAGTACGCCTCTTCCGGGCGAAACACGCTCTGCACCCGACTGTCGAGGCCCTCGATGATGTCCAGATCCAGGTCCGAGGAGATCAGGATGACCCCGATCTTCGTCCCCGGGTGGGCCTCGTGGGCACGCAACAGCGAGTAGAGGGTCTCGGAGGCCTCGTTCTCGTAGAAGAGGTAGTTCACGTCGTCGAGGGCCACCACCAGGACGGTCTCTTCCTCGGTGAGCTTCTCGGCGATCTGGCCGAAGAGTTTCTTGAAGGAGATGCCCGAGGCCGGCGGTTCGTAGTCGAAAAGCGCCCGGAAGATCCGGGAGAAGACCGCATACCGGGTCGAATCCACCTGACAGTTCACCCGGACCGCCCGTACCCCCGGCTGGGCGTCGAGTTCGCCGAAGACTTTCTGGATCGCCGTCGTCTTGCCTGTCCCCGGTGGACCGGTGGCGAGGACGTTGAGCGGTCTCGCTCCCCGCGTCGCTGGTCGCAGGGCGTGGGTCAACGTCTCCAGTTGCGTGTCCCGGTGGTCGAAAACTTCCGGGACGTAATCGATCTCGAAGACGTGCTCGTCCCGGAAGATCGACTCGTCCCAGGAGAGCATGTCCTCGTCAGCCATGCTGTCAACCGAGCCACCACGGCCACTTAACCCTTCCCGCCAAAAAATCAGTCCGCGAACCGATTCAGTCGGCTGCCGATTCCTCGCCGATGGTTTCGAGGGCCTTGATCTCGCTCTCGGACCAGTCGTAGAACGGCTCCTCGTTCTCTCGAAGCACCTCGACACACTCGTCGTGGCGGTCGACCGCCTCCTCGTAGTATGGGTCCCCCGGGTTGTTTTCGATCCAGTTCCGCAGGTCCTGCAACGCGGTGGGGGAGTAGGTGTCGATGGTTCCTTGACGTCTGATGAGGTCGAGTTTGCGGTCCTCGTCGGTCAACGTGCGATACATCGCCCAGCCGCCGACCCCCCAGAGGAGGACGATCGAGCCGAGCATCATGACCCACGTGATTGGTGCCAGTGCCATGATCAGTCACCTCCCGAAACGGCCGGCCGTTCGTCCTCTGTCTGCATGTTCAGTGCCTGGGCCAGTCCGAGACTCGTAGCGAGGATGATCGCCATGAGCGCGAGGCCGCCGAACATGAGCGTCTCGTTCTCGGTTCCCAGACTCGTCACCGCGCCGTAGGCCATGATGAACAGCATCACGGCCGGAATGACAAAGCGGACGATCGGGTTCCACCACTGGCCGATGTGGATGTCGGCGTTGCGGTTCAGATCGAGCACGCGACCCCGCTCGGGTTTGAACTTCCAGCCGACAAGCGAGATGACCGCCAGCGTGGCGATCGGCAGGCCGAAGTTCCCGAACATGTAGTCCATCGTTCCCAGGAAGTTCTGGGAGAGCGCGCTCGGCACGCCCAAAAGCCAGATCAGGCCGACGACTCCCACGACGGTCTGACTCCGGGAGAAGCCCAGTTCTTCGTCGAGCGTGGTCACGATTGGTTCGGTCAGCGCGAACGCGGACGTGAACGCGGCGAAGAAGAAGCCGAGGAAGAACACGATCGCCCAGAGGCCGCCACCCGGCATCTGCGGGAAGACCTCGACCAGCGAGATGAAGGCCAGACTCGTCCCCGCGGTGGGCTCAAGCCCGAAGGCAAAGACCACCGGGAAGACTGCGAAGATCGCGAGCAGGCCGATGCTGGTGTTCCCGACGGCCGTGAACAGTGCACCGCCGAGGGGCACGTCGTCGTGCTTGCGGAGGTAGCTCCCGAAGGTCAGGGCGACCCCCCAGCCGAGGCCGGTGGAGAAAAGCGCCTGCCCAAGGGCCGCGACCCAGGTCTCCCCGCGCAGGAAGTAGTTCCAGTCGGGGTTGAAGGCAAAGGAAAGGCCCTCCATGCCGCCGGGAAGGGTCACGCCGCGGATGGCGACCGCGACCAGCGCGATCGCCATCAGCGGGATCATGTACTTCGCCATCCGCTCGACCCCGTCCTTGATCCCCAGGGAGAGGACGGCGGCCACGCCGATGGCCACCGCGGTGTGGGTCCCGACGGTCAGCGCGGGCGAGTTGATGAAGCTATCCCAGAAGACCTCGGGCTGGAACGCGGAATCCATGAAGGTGAAAAGCACCGAGTGGACCGCGTAGTACAGGATCTCGCCCACGAGCGGCAGGTAGTAGGTCATCAGCGCGAAGTTCACGATGACCACCACGAACCCGAGCCCGCGCAGGGTCTTGTCGTCGAAGATCTGTTTGAACGTCCCGATGACGCCTTTCCCCGTGTACCGACCGATCATCGTCTCGGCCATCAGTCCCGGGATGGCGATGACATACAGCAGGATGATGTAGGCGAGCAGGAACGCGCCGCCGCCGTTCATCCCGGTCGTATAGGGCATTCGCCAGATGTTGCCGGCACCGACCATTGCCCCAATCATCGCCATCATGAACCCGAAACGGGTCCCCCACTCCTCACGCGACGTGGTCGCTTCTTCTGTCATGTGTCACCCATTGCCACAAGACTTCCCATTTCACTTAACTGTTGTGCCGCTCTGCAATAGGGGGATTTACGGGCAATGTCCTGTAATATTATACTAAGATTTACTTGTCCAAAATTTATGATAGGCTGTTTCGGCAACAGCTGATTTCTACGCTCAAAAATCGGCAATATAGTCCGTCTTATTTTGCCGACCTGTTTCGATCAGAACTTTTCGAGCAGCGCCCGGTAGAACGCTTCCGTCCTGCCCTCGGTGTCTCCCTCTGCCAGTTTCTCGACGATCAACTCGGGTGTCGAACGGGCCAGGTGGTCTTTCTCCGGGGAGCGTTTGACCTGCAATTCGCCGTTTTCGAGCCCGAGCGCCCGAATCCCGTCGACCGTGACCGGGGTCTCACAGGCTTCCCGCACCCCGGCCGCGAGATGGGAGACGATGACCGCCGTGGCCTCGCTCTCTTGGAGGGCCTCGATGATCCCGGCGATGATCTTCGCCGAGGCCCCGGGTTCGGTGATGCTCTCGAGTTCGTCCACGAGGACGAGTTTGGTCGCTCCGCCCGCGGACAGCGAGGCGAAATCCCGGAGCGTGGTCTCCAGCGCGCCGGCGTCGAGGGTGCCACTGGATTTTGCGTGGTAGTGAATCTCCTCGATTTCGGGCACCCTGGCCGCGGTCGCCGGCACGGGTAGCCCCATGTGGGCCAGGATCGTGATCGCGGCGATCATGTCCAGGGTCGTGGTCTTGCCCCCGCTGTTCACTCCGGAGAGCAGCGCCACGTCCTCGACCGCGTAATCGACCGGTTCGACGGCCTCGGGCGGTTCCGCAAGCAGGGGTGACCGACCGCCCTCGATCTCGAACCCGCGTCCAGAGCGGTCGGCCATCACACAATCGAAGTCCGCCGCGAATCGCGAGATGGCCTGCTCGACGTCGAGTTCCAGCGCCCGCCGGACCAGTCCCCGGACTGGCTCGCGAGCCCCCGCAAGCTCCTCGGCCAACTCGCGCTTGACCTGTCCGGCCCGGCGGTCCCGGGCGGTCGTCAATGTCTCTTCAAGTCGGGACAGCGCCGACTCGTTTCGCTCGACCGGAAACGTCGGCTCCTCCGGGAAGACCCGAGCTGCCGCGGTGGCTTCCTCGTCCTGCAGATCGAGTGCCTCCACGAGGTGGTTCCGGGCGGCTTCGATAGCGCCATCGAACTCCTGGGTCAGCTCCCGGGCGAGGATCGAGTCCACTCCCGCTCCCCGCTCGGCCAGCGAGAGCAGGTCGGCCCCGTCGACGGTCACGTCGGTTTCCGAAATCGCCTCGGTGAGCCGGTCGTTCGCGATCGATTCGGCCGTCGAGACGGCCTCCTCCAGGTCATCGACGGCCGCAGCGAGCCGGGTCAGTTCGGCGTCGGAACTCACCTGCCCGTCGTCCTCGATCCGGGAAAGCGACCCCGCAAGTGCGTCCAGGTCGAGTTCACACTCCAGGTTCGCGACGCGATGCACCTCGATCGCGGCCCGGATCGACTCGCGGTTCGCCCCGTAGAAGGCGAGCACTCGCTCCGGAACCAGCTCGGCAGGATTCTCCAGGGCGTCGGGTTCGACTCGAACGTCACCGTCGACCTCGACACCCGCAAACTCCCGGTCGAGGGCGATCACGGTCGCATAGCCTCGCGCGAGGTCGGCGAGCGCCCGGGCGTCGGAGACCAGCTCGACGCTCAACTCCGGGACCGCCTCGGTCGCCCGACTGTAGGTCTCGGCGTCGGTCGTCGCCAGACAGCGGTCTCGTACTCTGACCGCCCCGGGCTCGGAGAGCGGTTCCAGCCCCGTCAGGGCCTCCCGAACGGGCTCCCCGAACTCTCGCGCCATCGCCCGTTCGGCGACGGCACGGGTCTCCGCGATGCGGGCGGGCACCGCACTCGGATAGAAGGTCTCGATCCGTTTTCGGCCGTAGTCGGTCACGGCACGCTCGGCCAAAAGCGAGCGCAGGCCGTCGTAGACCGCTTCGGCGCGGTCGGTCGCGAGAAACCCGCCGGGATCGTCGTGGCGGTGACGAATCGCGTTTCGGACGATGCGGACGGCCCGCCCCTGTGAGATTCCGGGGACTGCAGCGATCGCGGCGACGTCACCGCGCTCCAGGGCCTCGACCGGGTCCTCCAGGGTGGCAAGCGCCTCGCGGGTCTTCGGGCCGATCCCGGGGATCGCCTCGAGCTCCATCGAGTCCACGGTTCACCCCGAGGGGCTAAACGATTGGGGAGTCACCCGTTCCCGCGGCCGGTCCAGCGGAGCAAGAGCAACGTGCCCTCGAAGAGCCCGATCATGGTTACAGCGACGAGGAACGGGGCCATGCCGGTCGGGTCCGGGCTGAAGAGGAAGGCGATCGCCAGGAACACCCCCCAGATGATGAGTCGGCGCTCCTCGAGCCAGGTCCGGGTGGTCAGGCCCATCATGATCGCGAGCATGACAAACAGCGGGATCTGAAAGACCACCGCGAGAAAGCCCAACAGGACCAGCATGAGCGAGAAGGTCTGTCCGAGCGCGAAGGCGATGTCCACCACGTCACGCGAGTACTGGAGGAAGTAGGTCATCACCGCCGGCAGGATGAGGAAGTACCCAAAGAGCAGTCCCACGAAGGCAA
This region of Halodesulfurarchaeum sp. HSR-GB genomic DNA includes:
- a CDS encoding protein sorting system archaetidylserine decarboxylase yields the protein MDLAPGTWRLAAPLLALGGLGLLFAPIWGLLGLILGGFVVWFHRDPDRDPPDSGLLSPADGTVTVLRTEDDRVRVGVFMNVTDVHVNRSPIAGEITSVEHVPGGHWPAFSKEAERNERLHVDYEDLRVTLIAGTVARRIHPHVEPGTVVSRGERISHVSFGSRADVLLPPRFEMADVTVETGETVRAGESVLADDPRH
- a CDS encoding DUF1931 family protein → MADLIVKAAVKEALDDKNVSSDFYDALDERVDDLLADAARRAEENGRKTVQPRDL
- a CDS encoding peptidylprolyl isomerase; translated protein: MGDLSAVLHTTEGDIEIELYDERAPRTVENFVGLATGERTWVDPETETEVEGEPLYDDVPFHRIIGDFMIQTGDPTGTGRGGPGYTFDDEFHDDLRHDEAGTVSMANRGPDTNGSQFFITLAPQPHLDDKHAVFGTVTDGMDVVREIAGAKTDRQDYPKKDILLESVTIEE
- a CDS encoding phosphoribosylglycinamide synthetase C domain-containing protein, with protein sequence MDTHNFLFVSADAALITDLAWQVHREGHDVKYYIEAESDREIGNGFVPKTEDWRTEVEWADVIVFDDIWVGSSVGTGALAAELRADGNAVVGGTPNTDRLEDDRGYAMDVLEAHGVSTVEHHSFEDFEAGIQHVLEHPAPYVIKPLGEVQNVKRLLYVGSEDDGSDVVDVLKAYEKAWGHRMKGFQLQRRVEGVEVAICGFFDGERFVDRVNFNFEHKKLFPGNIGPSTGEMGTSMFWAGQNRLFQETLGKLEDWLANEGYVGSIDLNCIVNENGIYPLEFTPRFGYPTIALQEESIESSTGEFFYELAHGNDPEPTVHRGYQVGVRIVLPPFPFDDEQTYDENSRNAAVVFEAGREGIHLEDTKRVDGQWRVAGESGMPLVVTGTGETMQAAREQAYERIDHVLMPNMYYRDDIGERWIDGDGDRLQAWGYLGP
- the rpiA gene encoding ribose-5-phosphate isomerase RpiA, whose product is MSDGGTRAARKRRAGERAVEMVTAGDVVGLGTGSTAAYAIEALGEAVEQGLEIEGIPTSYQSRALALEAGIPLTALDAVDGIDIAIDGADQVVEGQLIKGGGAAHAQEKIVDAAADRFVVVVDDGKLAAELTHPVPVEVVPEARPTAMAAISDLGGEPTLRDAGRKDGPVITQHGNVVLDVDFGRISDPAALGASLASVPGVLEHGLFVDLADEIVVGGPDAVRVLETN
- a CDS encoding mechanosensitive ion channel domain-containing protein — encoded protein: MTLLGWATATSLWSDVLGEFLAALRESLPRLFSGLLFVSLAWVVIKSILGVLRRVLDRAYPAEQDMIVDLAIVIIGGLLWFGVLLVLLKILGMGEVAASLGTATGFIALGVAFALKEMIADTVAGVYLLRDPDFNVGDAVETASITGTIVRVDLRKTRIRAASGDLVVVANRDVEKRWTQQADQP
- a CDS encoding phosphoglucomutase/phosphomannomutase family protein, which encodes MEQISFGTSGWRATLDTFTNRRVRMVAQATASHLAAEGAAGEPVAVGYDARESSRGFAEEVARVLAVNGHDVLLPERDVPTPLVAYAIRDRDLAGGLVISASHNPPEYNGIKFFPADAAPAMPEVTADIESRLAPPNPAPEADWGTVREVDFQGPHAEHAMDLLDPDLSGLSIVYDAMHGSGRGVTDQLLEAAGASVRRRRCELDAAFGGTPPEPSPENLAGLAEAVRETGADLGIANDGDADRVAIVTPERGTLDENLFFAATYDYLLESQSGPAVRTVSTTFLIDRVAQAHGEDVIETPVGFKWVAQAMAEHDALMGGEESGGFSIRGHIREKDGVLMGLLAAAVESEQPFDDRLDELRAEHGEIHQDKVSVDCPDAAKTRVIDELAESLPETIADREVESVNPADGVKALLDDGSWLLVRPSGTEPKIRVYAEAESEARVEALLEAGQELVEPLV
- the priL gene encoding DNA primase regulatory subunit PriL, producing MDAYHARYPFLRAARAAVEEAGVDLSELVRTDDAVVDRARERVERALTDREIGPASRSTRVELLSYPVARVIASLVDANIVRQRYAEAEATAARERFQADFADSEEINSVGAPSLDRETLLREFDLKSAVRRADGGFEMAVSDYLTYAASLRPSKWRLSTRVLADGWVSITADELDRLLQQAVETRVESGLPLSVPDSIATELAAAVTAIEHTLSELDLTREIDTVVPELFPPCMQHLLDRVQSGEHLAHHSRFAITSFLTNIGLQTDEIVELYRTNPGFGEEMTRYQTDHIRGDSSPTEYTAPACATMVAYGDCVNPDDLCDAISHPLSYYEVKLDDEAEDHTDWRERAEAED